The following nucleotide sequence is from Candidatus Gracilibacteria bacterium.
ATGTACCGGTTATTACAAATCTTTTTCCTCATATACCACCATACTCTTTCAATTGGGTTGAAATCAGGGCTGTAAGGAGGCAGAAAAAACAACTCAATTTTATCTTTGTATTTTGTCAAAAAAGGTTTGAGTGCATTTGCGTGATGGAAGCGTACATTATCCAAAATCATGTATATTTTCCCTTTAATAGTGCGGTAATGATACAGTACTTTTTTTAGATATTTTTTAAAAGTTTTTGCATTTCCCTTATCGTTTTTTTGCACGATAACCTCTCCTGTTCTTGGATTGACAGAGCCGAATAAAGTATGTCGCTCCCTATGGCTTTGCTTCTGACTAATAATG
It contains:
- a CDS encoding IS630 family transposase — its product is MSNTAVVSYKWSEKGKQPIISQKQSHRERHTLFGSVNPRTGEVIVQKNDKGNAKTFKKYLKKVLYHYRTIKGKIYMILDNVRFHHANALKPFLTKYKDKIELFFLPPYSPDFNPIERVWWYMRKKICNNRYIESLSERMINFWKLFSNYQKPNYFIINLCNLSYSV